A genome region from Pseudomonas sp. S06B 330 includes the following:
- a CDS encoding ammonium transporter — MTLRQFAGLGALLSLIMPGLAMAEEAAPVLNSGDTAWMLTATALVLFMTIPGLALFYGGMVRSKNVLSVMMQCFAITGLISVLWVVYGYSLAFDTTGMEQGVVNFNSFVGGFSKAFLAGVTPASLTSSAALFPEAVFITFQMTFAIITPALIVGAFAERMKFSAMLIFMAIWFTLVYAPIAHMVWSGNGGLMWDWGVLDFAGGTVVHINAGIAGLVACLVLGKRKGFPTTPMAPHNLGYTLMGAAMLWIGWFGFNAGSAAAANGTAGMAMLVTQIATAAAALGWMFAEWLTHGKPSALGIASGVVAGLVAITPAAGTVGPMGALVIGLVAGVVCYFCATSLKRKLGYDDSLDAFGVHGIGGIVGAILTGVFAAPALGGFGTVEDIGAQVWIQAKGVGFTVIYTAIVTYVILKVLDLVMGLRVNEEEESVGLDLAQHNERGYNL, encoded by the coding sequence ATGACTCTGCGTCAATTCGCAGGGCTAGGAGCCCTTTTGTCCCTCATAATGCCTGGCCTGGCCATGGCAGAGGAGGCAGCCCCGGTACTCAACTCCGGCGACACGGCCTGGATGTTGACCGCCACCGCCTTGGTGCTGTTCATGACCATCCCAGGTCTGGCCCTGTTTTACGGCGGGATGGTGCGTTCCAAAAACGTACTGTCGGTGATGATGCAGTGCTTTGCGATCACCGGTTTGATCAGCGTTTTGTGGGTGGTGTACGGCTATAGCCTGGCGTTCGATACCACCGGTATGGAACAAGGCGTGGTCAACTTCAATTCCTTCGTTGGCGGTTTTTCCAAGGCGTTCCTCGCCGGTGTGACCCCAGCGAGCCTCACGTCTTCGGCGGCACTGTTCCCTGAAGCCGTATTCATTACTTTCCAGATGACCTTCGCGATTATCACCCCGGCGTTGATCGTCGGTGCCTTTGCCGAACGTATGAAGTTTTCGGCGATGCTGATCTTCATGGCCATCTGGTTCACCCTGGTTTACGCACCGATTGCGCATATGGTCTGGAGCGGCAACGGCGGCCTGATGTGGGACTGGGGCGTGCTGGACTTCGCTGGCGGCACCGTGGTGCACATCAACGCCGGTATCGCCGGCCTGGTAGCGTGCCTGGTGTTGGGCAAGCGCAAGGGCTTCCCGACCACGCCAATGGCGCCGCATAACCTGGGTTACACCCTGATGGGCGCGGCCATGCTGTGGATCGGCTGGTTCGGTTTCAACGCCGGCTCCGCTGCGGCTGCCAACGGTACGGCGGGTATGGCCATGCTGGTTACCCAGATCGCTACTGCCGCCGCCGCCCTGGGCTGGATGTTCGCCGAATGGCTGACTCACGGTAAGCCGAGTGCCCTGGGCATCGCTTCGGGTGTGGTCGCCGGCCTGGTCGCCATTACCCCAGCCGCTGGCACTGTCGGCCCGATGGGCGCCTTGGTGATCGGTCTGGTTGCCGGTGTGGTTTGCTACTTCTGCGCTACCAGCCTCAAGCGCAAACTCGGCTACGACGACTCCCTGGACGCCTTCGGGGTGCATGGTATCGGCGGTATCGTCGGCGCGATTCTGACGGGCGTGTTCGCCGCTCCGGCACTGGGAGGCTTTGGTACCGTCGAAGACATCGGCGCACAAGTGTGGATTCAGGCCAAAGGCGTGGGCTTTACCGTGATCTACACCGCGATCGTCACTTATGTGATTCTCAAGGTGCTGGACCTGGTCATGGGTCTGCGGGTTAACGAAGAAGAAGAGTCGGTCGGTCTCGACCTGGCGCAACACAACGAGCGCGGCTACAACCTGTAA
- the glnK gene encoding P-II family nitrogen regulator: protein MKLVTAIIKPFKLDDVRESLSEIGVQGITVTEVKGFGRQKGHTELYRGAEYVVDFLPKVKIDVAIDDKDLDRVIEAITKAANTGKIGDGKIFVVNLEQAIRIRTGETDTDAI, encoded by the coding sequence ATGAAGCTAGTCACTGCCATCATCAAGCCGTTCAAGTTGGACGACGTGCGCGAGTCGCTGTCTGAAATCGGCGTGCAGGGTATCACTGTCACTGAAGTCAAAGGCTTCGGTCGGCAGAAGGGCCACACCGAGCTGTATCGCGGTGCTGAGTACGTGGTTGATTTCCTGCCCAAGGTGAAGATCGACGTCGCCATCGACGACAAGGATCTGGACCGGGTTATCGAAGCGATCACCAAGGCCGCCAACACCGGCAAGATCGGTGACGGGAAGATTTTCGTGGTCAATCTGGAACAGGCGATTCGCATTCGTACCGGCGAAACCGATACCGACGCGATCTAA
- a CDS encoding accessory factor UbiK family protein — protein sequence MLAPKAFLDALSDQASRLFSGDASQPRAELESQFKALLQSGFSKLELVSREEFDSQMVVLARTRARLEALEAKVGEMEARLNPPAAE from the coding sequence ATGCTCGCGCCCAAAGCCTTTCTTGATGCCCTGAGCGACCAAGCCTCGCGTCTGTTCAGTGGCGACGCCTCGCAACCTCGCGCCGAACTCGAAAGCCAGTTCAAGGCCCTGCTGCAAAGTGGCTTCAGCAAACTGGAACTGGTCAGCCGGGAAGAATTCGATAGTCAGATGGTGGTTTTGGCCCGCACCCGTGCGCGCCTTGAAGCACTGGAAGCCAAAGTTGGCGAAATGGAAGCGCGCCTGAACCCGCCTGCGGCTGAATAA